TCAAAGGAGGTAAAACTGCGGGGACAATTGGCCTGTCCCACTCGCCTGCAGCTGGCGAGGCCGAGCTCTCCgggtgggatggggacacccaGGAAAGGCtcccgggatggggacaggagctggggcagctcaggGCACCAGCGGGGCCCGGCTGAGGAAACAGGGACCGAGGGAGCAGGTGAGGGAATCGGGAGgagccccaggccaggctgaCGGGTGTGTGCGGAGGggggctgaggagaaaaatggaTCCCGCTCCCGGTAATTCCCGGCGCCGGTGTCCCGGGAGAACGCGCGCGGTGCACGCTGGGAATTGTAGTTCCCAGGGAACTCCAGCGCCCACCACGTGACCAGCGCCGGACCAATCGCGGCCCGCCTCGCGTCGCCGTGGCAACCGGCTGTACACAAGATGGCGGCGGGGGGTGAGTTTCCAGACCAGGCCTGGGCCGAGGGGTCCCTGCAAGGCTCCCTCCGCTCCTGCTCCGGGGTCAGCACTGAAAACAACACGGAGGGTAAAgcccctgagggagctgggagttCTGGCCCAGCAGCTTTTCGGTGACACCCCCGGCCAGACCCCTTCTGTGGCTGCCCTCCCGCACACACAACCAGAACCAAGGGATTTTTACCCGAAAAGTCCTCCCTGCTGTGGCAGACCAGGAACCCTGCTCACAGGTATTTGTGTTTTCAGGTGCAGCTCACCCTGACATGGAGCTCTCGTCTTCTCTGGCAgaaaaaatctctctgttggaaaaaaaaatagagaaacaaGCACAAGAAATCCAGCTGCAGGTAAAAGTCAGCCTcttgctgaggctgctctgtcctCTGCCACAGGAATTCCACCTCTCAGACCTTGTGTGGGCTCAGAGTCCATCTGTGGTCTGCTGTTAATTACCCAAATGAGCCCTTTACAAAGCAACAGAGCAGTGGGATCAGGCCTTGGGGTGGCAGAGGGGACAGTCCCTGCTGGGGCTTCTTGCAGCAGTGACTCTCAGCACCCTGgcactgacatcagcagctcTTTGgcttcagaattaatttttttttccctcctgtgaTGGTACATGCcccctttttgttttctgaaacagcagctgctcacacagGAGAGTGGAACTGGAGCAGCCCTCTCTGCATCACTGactggaataaataaatacccTTTAAAATCTTAGAATAAATACCTTTAAAATCTTAGAATAAATACCTCTTTCTGTTCAGATTGGATTTTTTAAGACGTGGCTGCAGAGATGCTGGTTTAGTTTCCATACCAGCCCCTCCCCGCAGGTCTGAGCAGGAGCACCTGGTGCAGAGGGAGGACGGGAGATGGGTCACccactcctggagctctccaTTTATCCCAGCCCTCCTTTGAGGCTCATTAAGGGGTTTGTGGGGTGgttcagccctgctgagcctttgGGCAGCGCTGGGTGggggagaggagctgcagcagccctgattgtgccagctgtgcctggagGGGCTGAGCCCAGAACTGACCCAGCCCTTTGTTCTGCCCCTGAAGGCCGGGAGGATCGCCGAGCTCGAGGAGAAGATAAAGACTCTTCAGGAAGGGGAAGGTAAAATCgttctgcagctctgggcagggcagcagagcaagGCATTTGTGTCTGTTACTCTGCTGCAAAACATCCTGAGCTGTTTGTGTGGGTTTCGGAGCCTCCACGGCTGCGAAGCCAACCgcaggctgggcaggagtgCAGTAAACACTGCCGAGTTCAAGCAGCAGGAAGGCAGCTCCtcgcagctgggagcagccaaaCACACCCCTGGAGTCTCCACAGGACTCCAGCCCAGCAGAACTCGAGATTGAGCCCAGCTTGCAGTGGCTCACAGGGGTGTTTTCCCCTGCATCCAGcagctttcccagccccagccggAGCCCACAGACGTTTCCTGCAGGGCTGAACAGCctgctgtgtgcagggctgtggtgaGCTCTCCATTTCCTGAGCACAGAGCTCAAATGTGGCTGTCAAACCACAGACAcgagctctgctcctgctgctgcaccgTGCTGCCACCCAGCCAAGATTCCAggatccagctgcagcaggcacCTGCTCCTTTTGGGCTCCTTAGGGCTGAGCTGAGCAAGTTCCACTGTAGGCCTGCCAACAGCACCTCTCACATCAGCTCCCATGGCTTTAAATTCCCCAGGCTTGTTCACAACTGTCTTTTGGCCTGCCAGCAGCCTTGTCAAACCACTGCAGGGTGAATTGTCCCCTTCAGCCCCTGTGTCCCACGGGTGGGAGTTCACTGAGCacaggcaggtgctgctggggccctgccctgtgtgGCACAGGTGATCCACAGCTTGAGATCTTCAGAGGAACGTCAGCTTTTCTCTTACAGATGCTTCTGACTCGCCCAGCACAGAACTGGAAGCGAGGTGCCTTCGGCTGCAGAGCCAGGTCTGGGAGATGGAGGtgaggctgctctgcctgccctgagCCAGCTCTCCTGTGGTTTGGGGTCACTGCACTCCCAGTTTGGCCTTTTCCAAGCTGCCCCTTTGGTCCTCACAACCCTTCTCCTCTGAGAAAAGGGAGCAGGTTGGATGTGAGCAGCACCTGGGCCTCCTGTGAGCTTCATCCTGattgccagggctgcaggaatgcccagctcctgcagccttgggaggtTCCCCTGGCACTACAATCTCCTCCCTTTGCCCTgctgctgatggagctgctATCACTGCCCTGCCAGGAAGTCTGTCTGCCAGGGCCAAGACAAACCTGTTCCACCTCCCTCTGTGCctcccacagccacagctgaCCCCTCTCGGGCTCCCTTTTCCAGTTCTCTGGAGCTCTGGGCACCAAAGCCCACCCGACTCTGCTCTTGCAGCGGTTCCTGAGCGACTACGGCCTGGTGTGGGTTGGAGAGGCACGGCACCAGCTGGGAGACACAGAAccactccaggaggaggagctgccagcagggagccCCTGCAGGCCGGGTAAACCTCTGTGAGATCCCAGCTCCACTCTGGGCTGAAGCTGCTAGCCCAGCTCCCCCCGTGTGCTCAGAGAAGGGGGAGTAGAAAAGCATCAAAACCTCAGGATTTGGGTCTTCAGAATTTGGGATCCTGGGCCAAGATCTTCACGTCGATCCCTCTCAGGGACACAGACGTGGAGCAGTCTAACAGGAGCTCAGCAGAAGGTTTGGTTTTATATCCCTGTGTTTTGTACACCCTTCTGGGGGGAGAACCTGATGGCTCAGCCCTtcaggaggagcagctgtctCCTGCAGAATTCACAAACCACATTTGAGGCTTGGTTGATCTCATGACATTGACACAGAGTGGGTGGAAAATGGAATCAGGTGCTTTGTGTACACAGGAGCTGTAGTAACTTACCcacagagcctggctccatcagGGAGTGTTGTTTGCCTTCCCTCCCAGCCACCATGTGAGGGTTTAATTGAGACCTGACTCGGCTGTCTGGGGTCCAAGCAGCTTTGGCAGTGGCTCCTTAGGAAGTGgtaacagaggaaaaaaaattatttggactGTAGAGCCAAAGCTGCTTCCTAACCACCAGGCAGGTATTAGCCTAGAGCTTCCCTTAGATGCAggagggcaggggcagagtgagATCAGCAGAAACAGTTTTGGTTTCAGCTCGGTGACCCTTTTCAAGGGTATTTCTGCATCATTCTTTAGCaactcataaaaaaaaaagcagaacaacCAAGGACTTCAACTCAACTAAGATCTTTCCTCtcatttcctcttcttctttccTCTGTCCTGTCACAACCCTTTTACTACTTCCCCCTGCCACCCTCCAAGCCCCAGACAAACATCctggcagagtccctgccctgctgcaggcagctgcctgTGTTGACACTGGCACCTCCTCAGCACCTGTGCCCTGATCCTCTGACCCAAGCTGCTTAATCCAGCTGGTGCAGCTCCTCgtcctgcagggcacagggacagcacagcGCTCCTGAGAGGAGCCAGGAGCCCCGCgtgggctccaggagctgctctggagctgctctggagctgcgagctgcagccccagccctgcagccctgcccttgCGGTTCAGCACACGCCCCGGGgacctggcagggctgtgccacagcAAAAGCTCGCAGCACATCCTGCAAACGTGTGAAGGGCAAAGCCCAGGCAGCCCAGCGGTGTCAGGGCAGGAACACACCTCAGGGTCATAGTGATAAACCCGTCCTGCCCCCCTGACTCTGATCCCTCTGCCACAGGTGAGCCCCTTGTGTGCAAACACCAGATTGATTTTGACTTAATCCTGGAGAACATTAAGGATTTGAACTTGCTTGTGGGAGAGGGCATTCCCCAGGTCGTGCACACGCCTCGGGGGGCTCGGCTGAGGCGGCCGGAGCTGCTCCCTCTGACCCTGTACCGAAACGGGATCGTCGTGGGACACGGAGCCTTCCGGCCCTACCAGCACCCAGCCACGCAGGTATGGCAAGGGCTGAGAGCAGTCAGAGCCATCCTGCCAGCACCCACCGAGCCCAGGAATGGGGAGAGGGCTTCTGAGCTCCcctcagcctgcagagcagcccagctgcaccctgcatccctgccaggCCTCGTGTGTCCTGTGCAGTAATTCTAGAGATGGAGATGCTGTCTCTGGTCAGACCTTTCTGCACGGCCACAGCTCCAcacacaggagcagcccagcagaAAGATCAGTCCCGAGCTCagcagcaggctgaggtgtGACCCCGGTGCTCTCCTGTTGTTTCAGCAATGCCTGCAGGACATCATGGATGGTTTTCTCccctcagagctgcagcctcGCTACCCCGACGGTGTCTGCTTGCAGGCAAGT
This is a stretch of genomic DNA from Lonchura striata isolate bLonStr1 chromosome 26, bLonStr1.mat, whole genome shotgun sequence. It encodes these proteins:
- the UBXN11 gene encoding UBX domain-containing protein 11, giving the protein MAAGGEFPDQAWAEGSLQGSLRSCSGVSTENNTEGAAHPDMELSSSLAEKISLLEKKIEKQAQEIQLQAGRIAELEEKIKTLQEGEDASDSPSTELEARCLRLQSQVWEMERFLSDYGLVWVGEARHQLGDTEPLQEEELPAGSPCRPGEPLVCKHQIDFDLILENIKDLNLLVGEGIPQVVHTPRGARLRRPELLPLTLYRNGIVVGHGAFRPYQHPATQQCLQDIMDGFLPSELQPRYPDGICLQVTDRRDVVFQKPDLPGNFPGLGQVVGTSESNKVQETSKIPGPKSSWEQLAPKLSQPLQHRGRAGSARGVAGAVPQGSEEQQRSKEILVETPGLAALQRYRNSPPSPALSGLRVRSESGERTYELSMLLTDTIGDLRQHLTHIRGGNSDYEIISTFPQRVYTDSSRSLQECGLVPRASLLLRRRNSSQQEGRGLQTP